Proteins from one Nicotiana tabacum cultivar K326 chromosome 23, ASM71507v2, whole genome shotgun sequence genomic window:
- the LOC107793030 gene encoding 4-coumarate--CoA ligase-like 6, with amino-acid sequence MATFLKPHLNSHATEDEVVKNPSKTPFWYCAETGVYNSKYPFIKLPEDPFLDVVSFIFSHKHAGFSALVDSTSGISLPYSVFYSMVKSMASSLHQRGVSPGDVVLILLPNSIYFPVILLGVLSLGAIVTTMNPFSSLLEIKKQALDCGVTLAFTTDDRVDKCAALGIPVIGVPESLVSNSNGSQSSGFYELISCDPNWDSSPKISQQDTAAILYSSGTTGTGKGVVLTHANFIAMVQLFVRFEASQYEYLSTENVYLAVVPMFHVYGLSLFVMGLLSLGSTVVVMRKFDADEMVKAIERYGVTHFPTVPPLFMALTRRAKDGTSSSMKSLKQVSCGAAPLNTKSIEEFVRTLPDVDLIQGYGMTESTAIGTRGYNSEKLRNYSSVGLLAPNMQAKVVDWITGSPLPPNCMGELWLCGPGVMKGYLNNSEATKSTIDGNGWLHTGDITYFDEEGYLYVIDRLKEIIKYKGFQIAPADLEAVLVSHPDIVDAAVTGARDEEAGEIPVAFVVKRDGCALSQTDVIDFVCKQVAPYKKIRRVYFKASIPRSAAGKILRKELRNLLTSKL; translated from the exons ATGGCAACATTCTTGAAACCCCATTTGAACTCCCATGCCACAGAGGATGAAGTTGTGAAAAACCCTTCTAAAACCCCCTTTTGGTACTGTGCTGAAACAGGAGTATACAACAGTAAGTACCCTTTTATTAAACTGCCAGAAGACCCTTTTCTTGATGTTGTTTCCTTCATTTTCTCACACAAGCATGCTGGATTCTCAGCTCTTGTTGACTCCACTTCTGGCATTTCACTTCCCTATTCAGTGTTTTACTCTATGGTTAAGTCCATGGCTAGTAGTCTTCACCAAAGGGGTGTCTCACCAGGTGATGTTGTGTTAATTCTCCTCCCAAATTCCATTTATTTCCCTGTTATTTTGTTGGGTGTTTTGAGTCTTGGTGCAATTGTAACCACTATGAATCCCTTCAGTAGTTTGTTAGAGATTAAAAAACAAGCCCTTGATTGTGGTGTTACTCTGGCATTTACTACTGATGATAGAGTTGATAAATGTGCTGCATTAGGCATTCCTGTAATAGGGGTGCCAGAAAGTTTGGTTTCTAATTCAAATGGTAGTCAAAGTTCTGGTTTTTATGAGCTGATTTCATGTGATCCCAACTGGGATTCAAGTCCTAAAATAAGTCAGCAAGATACAGCAGCAATTCTGTACTCGTCGGGTACTACTGGTACAGGCAAAGGTGTTGTCTTGACTCATGCGAACTTTATAGCCATGGTACAACTTTTTGTGAGGTTTGAAGCTTCACAATATGAATATTTGAGTACTGAGAATGTGTACTTGGCTGTTGTACCGATGTTTCATGTGTACGGGCTCTCTCTCTTTGTGATGGGATTGTTGTCATTGGGGTCTACCGTTGTTGTGATGAGAAAATTTGATGCTGATGAGATGGTGAAAGCTATTGAAAGATACGGCGTCACTCACTTCCCCACAGTCCCACCATTATTTATGGCGTTGACTAGAAGAGCAAAGGATGGTACTTCGAGCAGTATGAAGAGCTTGAAACAGGTTTCATGTGGCGCAGCTCCCTTAAACACAAAATCTATTGAAGAATTTGTTCGCACTCTCCCAGATGTTGATCTCATTCAG GGATATGGCATGACTGAGTCAACTGCTATTGGAACACGTGGTTACAATTCTGAAAAGCTTCGTAATTATTCTTCGGTAGGGCTTCTAGCTCCAAACATGCAAGCTAAAGTAGTGGATTGGATCACAGGTTCACCCTTACCTCCCAACTGCATGGGCGAGCTCTGGCTTTGTGGACCTGGTGTCATGAAAG GGTACTTGAATAACTCAGAGGCTACTAAGTCTACGATTGATGGAAATGGTTGGCTCCACACTGGTGATATTACTTATtttgatgaagaaggatatctttATGTCATTGACCGACTGAAAGAGATTATCAAATATAAGGGCTTTCAG ATAGCTCCTGCTGATTTAGAAGCTGTATTGGTCTCACATCCAGATATCGTTGATGCTGCAGTAACAGG AGCCAGAGATGAGGAAGCTGGAGAAATTCCAGTGGCATTTGTCGTCAAGAGAGATGGGTGTGCACTTTCCCAAACAGATGTGATCGACTTTGTTTGTAAGCAG GTTGCACCATACAAGAAGATTAGAAGGGTTTACTTTAAAGCTTCAATACCCAGGTCTGCAGCTGGAAAGATTCTTAGAAAGGAGTTAAGGAACTTATTAACTTCCAAATTGTAG